In Burkholderia sp. NRF60-BP8, a single window of DNA contains:
- a CDS encoding M23 family metallopeptidase, whose product MVKSVATPDAAAPGRAQRAVRALVPAAVLGALAAFGLAAALPAVSQLPGAVDSGTAALPQRVLSDTPFPTAQHFVTSELARTIGERNEHVDRPDRSLQPGLFAPLSAHRNDMLGYASLFQFASPDPRHGMRAGDIELTLSDTLNRLDVPPEVRIQLGDLVTGKVAMRASAQRGDYYRIAFDTNDGTPRLTALELRVAGRTFGAIWFRAPGAEHGAYYTLDGSPLEAAAFTMPVKWTRISSFFGERIHPLSQAMAFHTGVDLAAPSGTPVDAAADGVVSFVGTDPGGYGRYVIVDHADGYSTYYAHLSAFARGLKVGETVKQGQRIGSVGMTGAATGPHLHFEVRVANEPVDPLVTLASAQTALSDMQLTAFRQEAAQWRLRLASISTTPFAFAQNDGPLWGDFAIGSSTLRAVFDTHYSAS is encoded by the coding sequence TTGGTCAAGTCCGTCGCAACCCCTGATGCCGCCGCGCCCGGTCGTGCGCAGCGCGCCGTGCGCGCGCTCGTGCCGGCCGCCGTGCTCGGTGCGCTCGCCGCATTCGGCCTCGCCGCCGCCCTGCCGGCCGTGTCGCAACTGCCGGGCGCCGTCGACTCGGGCACGGCCGCGCTGCCGCAGCGCGTGCTGTCCGATACGCCGTTTCCCACCGCGCAGCATTTCGTGACGAGCGAGCTCGCCCGCACGATCGGCGAGCGCAACGAACACGTCGATCGCCCCGATCGCAGCTTGCAGCCGGGCCTGTTCGCGCCGCTCAGCGCACATCGCAACGACATGCTCGGCTACGCGAGCCTGTTCCAGTTCGCGTCGCCCGATCCCCGGCACGGGATGCGCGCGGGCGACATCGAGCTCACGCTGTCCGATACGCTGAACCGTCTCGACGTGCCGCCCGAAGTGCGCATCCAGCTCGGCGATCTCGTCACCGGCAAGGTCGCGATGCGCGCGAGTGCGCAGCGCGGCGACTATTACCGCATCGCGTTCGACACGAACGACGGCACGCCGCGCCTCACCGCGCTCGAGCTGCGCGTCGCCGGCCGCACGTTCGGCGCGATCTGGTTCCGCGCGCCGGGCGCCGAGCATGGCGCGTACTACACGCTCGACGGTTCGCCGCTCGAAGCTGCCGCGTTCACGATGCCGGTCAAGTGGACGCGCATCAGCTCGTTCTTCGGCGAGCGCATCCATCCGCTGTCGCAGGCGATGGCATTCCATACGGGCGTGGACCTCGCCGCGCCCAGCGGCACGCCGGTCGATGCGGCCGCGGACGGCGTCGTGTCGTTCGTCGGCACCGATCCGGGCGGCTACGGCCGCTATGTGATCGTCGATCATGCGGACGGCTATTCGACCTACTACGCGCACCTGTCCGCGTTCGCGCGCGGGCTGAAGGTCGGCGAAACCGTGAAGCAAGGCCAGCGCATCGGCTCGGTCGGGATGACCGGTGCCGCAACGGGCCCGCACCTGCATTTCGAGGTGCGAGTCGCGAACGAGCCGGTCGATCCGCTCGTCACGCTCGCGAGCGCGCAGACGGCGCTGTCCGACATGCAGCTCACCGCGTTCCGCCAGGAAGCCGCGCAATGGCGCTTGCGCCTCGCGTCGATCAGTACGACGCCGTTCGCGTTCGCGCAGAACGACGGGCCGCTGTGGGGCGATTTCGCGATCGGTTCGTCGACGCTGCGCGCGGTGTTCGATACGCATTACAGCGCGTCCTGA
- a CDS encoding TetR family transcriptional regulator, whose translation MARKTREESLAIKHRILDAAELVLLERGVAQTAMADLAEAAGMSRGAVYGHYRNKMEVCLAMCDRAFARTSEGFDAGDGLPPFATLRRAASHYLQECGEPGPMQRVLVILYTKCEQSEENGALQRRRMLLELQMLRIAKALLRRAITAGEVAADLDVHLAAVYLVSLLEGVFASMIWTNRLRGNLWNDAEAMLDAGFDAVRTSAALRRRAQKLPDRPKSS comes from the coding sequence ATGGCCCGCAAGACCCGGGAAGAATCGCTCGCCATCAAGCACCGGATCCTCGACGCCGCCGAGCTCGTGCTGCTCGAGCGCGGCGTCGCGCAAACCGCGATGGCGGACCTCGCCGAGGCCGCCGGGATGTCGCGGGGCGCCGTCTACGGCCACTACCGCAACAAGATGGAAGTGTGTCTGGCGATGTGCGACCGCGCGTTCGCACGCACCTCCGAAGGTTTCGACGCGGGCGACGGCCTGCCGCCGTTCGCGACGCTGCGGCGCGCCGCGTCGCACTACCTGCAGGAATGCGGCGAGCCGGGCCCGATGCAGCGCGTGCTGGTGATTCTCTATACGAAGTGCGAGCAGAGCGAGGAAAACGGTGCGCTGCAGCGGCGCCGCATGCTGCTCGAATTGCAGATGCTGCGCATCGCCAAGGCGCTGCTGCGTCGCGCGATCACGGCCGGCGAAGTGGCCGCCGATCTCGACGTGCATCTGGCCGCCGTCTATCTCGTGTCGCTGCTCGAAGGTGTGTTCGCATCGATGATCTGGACCAACCGGCTGCGCGGCAACCTGTGGAACGACGCCGAGGCGATGCTCGATGCCGGCTTCGACGCCGTCCGCACCTCCGCCGCTCTGCGCCGCCGCGCGCAAAAATTGCCTGATCGACCAAAATCATCGTAA
- a CDS encoding MexX/AxyX family multidrug efflux RND transporter periplasmic adaptor subunit — protein MNNKRTLWRRLGLAPFALAALLAVAGCGKGDKNAAPETAKQATVVTVRPTAVPMTVELPGRLDAYRQAEVRARVAGIVTARTYEEGQEVKQGAVLFRIDPAPLKAARDAAQGALAKAQAAALAATDKRRRYDDLVRDRAVSERDHTEAVAADTQAKAEVASAKAELARAQLQLDYATVTAPIAGRARRALVTEGALVGQDQATPLTTVEQLDPIYVNFSQPAADVDALRRAVKSGRATGIAQHDVAVTLLRADGTAYPLKGKLLFSDLAVDPTTDTVAMRALFPNPERELLPGAYVRIALDTAVDQRAILVPRDALLRTTDRTSVRVVGANGKVKDVEVTADQMSGHDWRVTRGLAGGERVIVDDAAQFAPDTVVKPVEKAPPSKAAPAAAASQAAARQT, from the coding sequence ATGAATAACAAACGCACCCTGTGGCGCCGCCTGGGGCTGGCGCCGTTCGCGCTCGCGGCGCTGCTGGCCGTGGCGGGATGCGGAAAGGGCGACAAGAACGCCGCGCCGGAGACCGCGAAGCAGGCCACCGTCGTGACGGTACGCCCGACAGCCGTGCCGATGACCGTCGAACTGCCGGGCCGGCTCGACGCATATCGGCAGGCGGAGGTGCGCGCGCGGGTCGCGGGCATCGTCACCGCCCGTACCTACGAGGAAGGCCAGGAAGTGAAGCAGGGCGCGGTGCTGTTCCGCATCGATCCCGCGCCGCTGAAGGCCGCCCGCGATGCCGCGCAGGGCGCGCTCGCGAAGGCGCAGGCCGCCGCGCTCGCGGCGACCGACAAGCGCCGCCGTTACGACGACCTCGTGCGCGATCGCGCGGTGAGCGAGCGCGACCACACCGAGGCCGTCGCGGCCGACACGCAGGCGAAGGCCGAGGTCGCATCCGCGAAGGCCGAACTCGCGCGGGCTCAGCTACAGCTCGACTACGCGACCGTCACCGCGCCGATCGCGGGCCGCGCACGGCGCGCGCTCGTGACCGAGGGCGCGCTCGTCGGCCAGGACCAGGCGACGCCGCTCACGACCGTCGAGCAGCTCGATCCGATCTACGTGAACTTCTCGCAGCCGGCCGCCGACGTCGACGCATTGCGTCGCGCGGTGAAGAGCGGGCGCGCGACGGGCATTGCGCAGCACGACGTCGCGGTGACGCTGCTGCGCGCCGACGGCACCGCGTATCCGCTGAAGGGCAAGTTGCTGTTCAGCGATCTCGCGGTCGATCCGACCACCGACACCGTCGCGATGCGCGCGCTGTTCCCGAATCCGGAGCGCGAGCTGCTGCCCGGCGCGTATGTGCGGATCGCGCTCGACACGGCGGTCGACCAGCGGGCGATCCTCGTGCCGCGCGACGCGCTGTTGCGCACGACCGACCGGACGTCGGTGCGCGTGGTCGGCGCGAACGGCAAGGTCAAGGACGTCGAAGTCACGGCCGACCAGATGAGCGGCCACGACTGGCGCGTCACGCGCGGCCTCGCGGGCGGCGAGCGCGTGATCGTCGACGACGCGGCGCAGTTCGCGCCCGATACGGTCGTCAAGCCCGTCGAGAAGGCGCCGCCGTCGAAGGCGGCGCCGGCAGCGGCCGCTTCGCAGGCGGCCGCCCGTCAAACCTGA
- a CDS encoding multidrug efflux RND transporter permease subunit: MARFFIDRPVFAWVIAIFIMLGGLFAIRALPVAQYPDIAPPVVSIYATYPGASAQVVEESVTALIEREMNGAPGLLYTSATSSAGAASLYLTFKQGVNADLAAVEVQNRLKTVDARLPEPVRRDGIQVEKAADNIQLVVSLTSDDGRMTDVQLGEYASANVVQALRRVEGVGKVQFWGAEYAMRIWPDPVKLAGHGLTASDIASAVRAHNARVTIGDIGRSAVPDSAPIAATVFADAPLKTPADFGAIALRARADGSALFLRDVARIEFGGNDYNYPSYVNGKVATGMGIKLAPGSNAVATEKRVRATMDELSAYFPPGVTYQIPYETSSFVRVSMNKVVTTLIEAGVLVFLVMFLFMQNLRATLIPTLVVPVALAGTFGVMYAAGFSINVLTMFGMVLAIGILVDDAIVVVENVERLMVEEGLGPYDATVKAMRQISGAIVGITVVLTSVFVPMAFFGGAVGNIYRQFALSLAVSIGFSAFLALSLTPALCATLLKPVSGDHHEKRGFFGWFNRFVARATQRYATRVGTMLKKPLRWLVVYGALTAAAALMLTQLPSAFLPDEDQGNFMVMVIRPQGTPLAETMQSVREVESSIRRDEPTAYTYALGGFNLYGEGPNGGMIFVTLKNWKERKAAHDHVQSIVARVNERFAGTPNTTVFAMNSPALPDLGSSSGFDFRLQNRGGLDYAAFSAAREQLLAAGHKDPALTDLMFAGTQDAPQLKLDIDRAKASALGVSMDEINTTLAVMFGSDYIGDFMHGTQVRRVMVQADGLHRLDPDDVRKLRVRNARGEMVPLAAFATLHWTLGPPQLTRYNGYPSFTINGSAAAGHSSGEAMSAIERIAATLPAGIGHAWSGQSFEERLSGAQAPMLFALSVLVVFLALAALYESWSIPFAVMLVVPLGVIGAVLGVTLRAMPNDIYFKVGLIATIGLSAKNAILIVEVAKDLVAQRMPLVDAALEAARLRLRPIVMTSLAFGVGVLPLAFASGAASGAQRAIGTGVLGGVITATVLAVFLVPLFFVIVGRLFDVGPRRRGGSRPATMEGSQP, translated from the coding sequence ATGGCACGTTTCTTCATCGATCGCCCCGTCTTCGCGTGGGTGATCGCCATCTTCATCATGCTGGGCGGCCTGTTCGCGATCCGCGCGCTGCCCGTCGCGCAGTATCCGGACATCGCGCCGCCCGTCGTCAGCATCTATGCGACGTACCCGGGCGCGTCCGCGCAGGTCGTCGAGGAATCGGTGACCGCGCTGATCGAGCGCGAGATGAACGGGGCGCCGGGGTTGCTGTATACGTCCGCGACGAGCAGCGCCGGAGCGGCGTCGCTGTACCTGACGTTCAAGCAGGGCGTGAACGCCGATCTCGCGGCCGTCGAAGTGCAGAACCGGCTGAAGACGGTCGATGCGCGCCTGCCCGAGCCGGTGCGTCGCGACGGCATCCAGGTCGAAAAAGCCGCCGACAACATCCAGCTCGTCGTGTCGCTGACGTCCGACGACGGCCGGATGACCGACGTGCAGCTCGGCGAATACGCGTCGGCGAACGTCGTGCAGGCGCTGCGTCGTGTCGAGGGCGTCGGCAAGGTGCAGTTCTGGGGCGCCGAATATGCGATGCGGATCTGGCCCGACCCGGTGAAGCTGGCCGGGCACGGCCTCACCGCGTCGGACATCGCGTCGGCCGTGCGGGCGCACAACGCGCGCGTGACGATCGGCGACATCGGCCGCAGCGCGGTGCCGGACAGCGCGCCGATCGCGGCGACCGTGTTCGCGGACGCGCCGCTGAAGACGCCGGCCGACTTCGGTGCGATTGCGTTGCGCGCGCGGGCCGACGGCTCCGCGCTGTTCCTGCGCGACGTCGCACGCATCGAATTCGGCGGCAACGACTACAACTATCCGTCGTACGTGAACGGCAAGGTCGCGACCGGGATGGGCATCAAGCTCGCACCGGGCTCGAACGCGGTGGCCACCGAGAAGCGGGTGCGCGCGACGATGGACGAGCTGTCCGCGTACTTCCCGCCGGGCGTGACATACCAGATTCCGTACGAGACGTCTTCGTTCGTGCGCGTGTCGATGAACAAGGTCGTCACGACGCTGATCGAGGCCGGCGTGCTGGTGTTCCTCGTGATGTTCCTGTTCATGCAGAACCTGCGCGCGACGCTGATCCCGACGCTCGTCGTGCCGGTCGCGCTCGCGGGCACGTTCGGCGTGATGTACGCGGCCGGCTTCTCGATCAACGTGCTGACGATGTTCGGGATGGTGCTCGCGATCGGCATCCTCGTCGACGACGCGATCGTCGTCGTCGAGAACGTCGAGCGGCTGATGGTCGAGGAGGGGCTCGGGCCGTACGACGCGACCGTCAAGGCGATGCGGCAGATCAGCGGCGCGATCGTCGGGATCACCGTGGTGCTGACGTCGGTGTTCGTGCCGATGGCGTTCTTCGGCGGCGCGGTGGGCAACATCTACCGGCAGTTCGCGCTGTCGCTCGCGGTATCGATCGGCTTCTCGGCCTTTCTCGCGCTGTCGCTGACGCCCGCGCTGTGCGCGACGCTGCTCAAGCCGGTGTCCGGCGACCACCACGAGAAGCGCGGCTTCTTCGGCTGGTTCAACCGCTTCGTCGCGCGCGCGACGCAGCGCTACGCGACACGGGTCGGCACGATGCTGAAGAAGCCGCTGCGCTGGCTCGTCGTGTACGGCGCGCTGACCGCGGCGGCCGCGCTGATGCTCACGCAGTTGCCGAGCGCGTTCCTGCCCGACGAGGACCAGGGCAACTTCATGGTGATGGTGATTCGCCCGCAAGGCACGCCGCTCGCGGAAACGATGCAGAGCGTGCGCGAGGTCGAGTCGAGCATCCGCCGCGACGAGCCGACCGCCTATACGTATGCGCTCGGCGGCTTCAACCTGTACGGCGAAGGGCCGAACGGCGGGATGATCTTCGTCACGCTGAAGAACTGGAAGGAGCGCAAGGCCGCACACGATCACGTGCAGTCGATCGTCGCGCGCGTCAACGAGCGCTTCGCGGGCACGCCGAACACGACGGTGTTCGCGATGAACTCGCCGGCGCTGCCCGATCTCGGTTCGTCGAGCGGCTTCGACTTCCGGCTGCAGAATCGCGGCGGGCTCGACTACGCGGCGTTCAGCGCCGCGCGCGAGCAACTGCTCGCGGCGGGGCACAAGGATCCGGCGCTCACCGACCTGATGTTCGCGGGCACGCAGGACGCGCCGCAACTGAAGCTCGACATCGATCGCGCGAAGGCGTCCGCGCTCGGCGTGTCGATGGACGAGATCAACACGACGCTCGCGGTGATGTTCGGCTCCGACTATATCGGCGACTTCATGCACGGCACGCAGGTGCGGCGCGTGATGGTGCAGGCCGACGGGCTGCACCGGCTCGATCCGGACGACGTGCGGAAGCTGCGCGTGCGCAACGCGCGCGGCGAGATGGTGCCGCTCGCGGCGTTCGCGACGCTGCACTGGACGCTCGGGCCGCCGCAGCTCACGCGCTACAACGGCTATCCGTCGTTCACGATCAACGGCTCGGCCGCGGCAGGCCACAGCAGCGGCGAGGCGATGAGCGCGATCGAGCGGATCGCCGCGACGCTGCCGGCCGGCATCGGCCATGCGTGGTCGGGGCAATCGTTCGAGGAGCGGCTGTCGGGCGCGCAGGCGCCGATGCTGTTCGCGCTGTCGGTGCTCGTCGTGTTCCTCGCGCTCGCGGCGCTCTACGAGAGCTGGTCGATTCCGTTCGCAGTGATGCTGGTCGTCCCGCTCGGCGTGATCGGCGCGGTGCTCGGCGTGACGCTGCGGGCGATGCCGAACGACATCTATTTCAAGGTGGGGCTGATCGCGACGATCGGGCTGTCGGCGAAGAACGCGATCCTGATCGTCGAAGTCGCGAAGGATCTCGTGGCGCAGCGCATGCCGCTCGTCGACGCGGCGCTCGAGGCCGCGCGCCTGCGGCTGCGGCCGATCGTGATGACCTCGCTCGCGTTCGGCGTCGGCGTACTGCCGCTCGCGTTCGCATCGGGCGCCGCGTCCGGCGCGCAGAGGGCGATCGGCACAGGCGTGCTCGGCGGCGTGATCACGGCGACCGTGCTCGCGGTGTTTCTCGTCCCGCTGTTTTTCGTGATCGTCGGCCGCCTGTTCGACGTCGGCCCGCGCCGGCGCGGCGGGTCGCGGCCGGCGACGATGGAGGGTTCGCAACCATGA
- a CDS encoding efflux transporter outer membrane subunit, with the protein MFALNVCAARRAPVALAAALALAGCSLAPRYERPAAPVPASYAPVDGSNAPAAEPAAAQDAALLDDWHAYFTDPALQAWIDAALANNRDLRIAAGRLEEARALYGVQRSDRMPSVDAQLGYERARQYDPVVRESAISGLYRAGVGVSAYELDLFGRVRNLSDAALAEYFATADAQRTVRIGVIAEVAGAYVSERALHEQRALAQRTLDARERIAALTQRRYAAGTSDAIELRSAEMLVASARASQAALQREHAQAVRALQLLAGDFARNVPADATALDTLSIAPVAPGAPSELLERRPDIRQAEARLKAANANIGAARAAFFPRIALTTDYGSVSDAFSNLFAAGTNVWTFAPRITLPIFAGGRNRANLDVANARKDIAVAEYEKAVQTAFREVADAFAARDWIDRQLAAQQDVYAADGARLKLAERRYAGGVATYLELLDAQRSTYESGQELIRLRQLRLANAIALYRALGGGWAPASAEAAASA; encoded by the coding sequence ATGTTTGCGCTGAACGTATGCGCCGCGCGGCGGGCTCCGGTCGCGCTGGCCGCTGCACTCGCGCTCGCCGGCTGCTCGCTCGCGCCGCGTTACGAGCGTCCGGCGGCGCCGGTGCCGGCAAGCTATGCGCCGGTCGACGGCAGTAACGCGCCGGCGGCCGAACCGGCCGCGGCGCAGGATGCCGCGTTGCTCGACGACTGGCATGCGTATTTCACCGATCCGGCGCTGCAGGCGTGGATCGATGCGGCGCTCGCGAACAACCGCGACCTGCGGATCGCGGCCGGCCGGCTCGAGGAAGCGCGTGCGTTGTACGGCGTGCAACGCTCGGACCGGATGCCGTCGGTCGATGCGCAGCTCGGCTATGAGCGCGCGCGCCAGTACGATCCGGTCGTGCGCGAAAGCGCGATCAGCGGACTGTATCGCGCGGGCGTCGGCGTCAGCGCGTACGAGCTCGACCTGTTCGGCCGCGTGCGCAACCTGTCCGACGCGGCGCTCGCCGAATACTTCGCGACGGCCGACGCGCAGCGCACGGTCCGCATCGGCGTGATCGCCGAAGTGGCGGGCGCGTACGTATCGGAACGTGCACTGCACGAGCAGCGGGCGCTCGCGCAGCGCACGCTCGATGCGCGCGAGCGGATCGCCGCGCTCACGCAACGTCGCTATGCCGCCGGCACGAGCGACGCGATCGAGCTGCGCTCGGCCGAGATGCTGGTCGCGTCCGCGCGCGCGTCGCAGGCCGCGCTGCAGCGCGAGCATGCGCAGGCCGTGCGGGCGCTGCAACTGCTGGCGGGCGATTTCGCGCGCAACGTGCCCGCTGACGCGACCGCGCTCGACACGCTGTCGATCGCACCCGTGGCGCCGGGCGCGCCGAGCGAATTGCTCGAACGGCGGCCGGACATCCGCCAGGCCGAGGCACGGCTGAAAGCCGCGAACGCGAACATCGGCGCGGCGCGCGCGGCGTTCTTCCCGCGCATCGCGCTGACGACCGACTACGGCTCAGTGAGCGACGCGTTCTCGAACCTGTTCGCGGCCGGCACGAACGTGTGGACCTTCGCGCCGCGCATCACGCTGCCGATCTTCGCGGGCGGACGCAATCGCGCAAACCTCGACGTCGCGAACGCGCGCAAGGACATTGCGGTCGCCGAATACGAGAAAGCCGTGCAGACCGCGTTTCGCGAAGTGGCCGATGCGTTCGCCGCGCGCGACTGGATCGACCGGCAGCTTGCCGCGCAGCAGGACGTGTATGCGGCGGACGGCGCGCGGCTGAAGCTCGCGGAGCGTCGTTATGCGGGTGGCGTCGCGACCTATCTCGAACTGCTCGACGCACAGCGCAGCACGTACGAGTCGGGGCAGGAGCTGATCCGGCTCCGGCAGCTCAGGCTCGCGAACGCGATCGCGCTGTATCGCGCGCTCGGCGGCGGCTGGGCGCCGGCATCGGCGGAGGCTGCGGCTTCCGCGTGA
- a CDS encoding fimbrial protein, which translates to MKKSLLTAVALAALSTSAFAAGTGTINFTGEIVAGACGIDANSVNQTVQLGKVPTNKFKQAGDKSDPVSFDIKLTDCDTSIAQNAYFTFTGTSSAGQPKLLATIGSATNVGIRLQSASGEYLDNGAEQKAPTLLQNGTNTARFAAMYEATAAGVTPGTADGVANFTVRYQ; encoded by the coding sequence ATGAAAAAATCTCTCCTGACCGCCGTCGCACTCGCGGCCCTGTCCACCTCGGCCTTCGCGGCGGGCACCGGCACGATCAACTTCACGGGCGAGATCGTCGCGGGCGCATGCGGCATCGATGCGAACTCGGTCAACCAGACCGTGCAGCTCGGCAAGGTGCCGACCAACAAGTTCAAGCAAGCCGGCGACAAGTCGGACCCGGTGTCGTTCGACATCAAGCTGACCGACTGCGACACCAGCATCGCGCAGAACGCGTACTTCACGTTCACGGGCACGTCGAGCGCCGGCCAGCCGAAGCTGCTCGCCACGATCGGTTCGGCAACCAACGTCGGCATCCGCCTGCAGTCCGCGTCGGGCGAATACCTCGACAACGGCGCCGAGCAGAAGGCGCCGACGCTGCTGCAGAACGGCACGAACACCGCGCGCTTCGCGGCGATGTACGAAGCGACGGCAGCCGGCGTGACGCCGGGTACCGCCGACGGCGTCGCGAACTTCACGGTCCGCTACCAGTAA
- a CDS encoding fimbria/pilus outer membrane usher protein produces the protein MLVVGSQSHATEFNSSFLDIDGTSNVDLSQFSQPDFTLPGEYMLDVQVNDLYLGLQPIEFVTVDATGAGKPCLRPELVARFGLKPSLVKDLPRFRGGCVDLAAIEGATVRYLKSDGRLKITIPQAALEFTDSTYLPPDHWSEGIPGAMLDYRVIANTNRNFGAAGGQTNAIQAYGTVGANWAAWRLRGDYQAQSNVGNTAYADRTFRFSRLYAFRALPSIQSTVTFGDDYLSSDIFDTFALTGASIRSDDRMLPPSLRGYAPLISGVARTNATVTVSQAGRVLYVTRVSPGAFALQNINTSVQGTLDVAVEEEDGSVQRFQVTTAAVPFLARTGQLRYKAAVGKPRLFGGAGITPFFGFGEIAYGLPFDITAYGGFIAASGYTSVALGVGRDFGAFGAVSADVTHARARLWWSGATRNGNSYRINYSKHFDGLDADVRFFGYRFSEREYTNFAQFSGDPTSYGLANSKQRYSATMSKRFGNTSTYFSYDQTTYWARASEQRVGLTLTRAFSIGTLRNLNVSVSAFRTQSAGASGNQFSVTATLPIGGNHTVTSNLTTGSGSTSVNAGYIYDDPAGRTYQVNAGATDGRASANASFRQRTSAYQLTAQASTLANAYAAASLEVDGSFVATQYGVSAHANGNAGDTRLLVSTDGVPDVPLSGTLTHTDSRGYAVLDGISPYNVYDATVNVEKLPLEVQVTNPIQRMVLTDGAIGFVKFSAARGSNLYLTLTDAAGKPLPFGASVQDAANGKELGIVGEGGAAFLTQVQPKSTLAVRAGERTLCTIDALPNSLQLEGTPIPLTCRTPGEPHAAAARVER, from the coding sequence GTGCTGGTCGTCGGCAGCCAGAGCCATGCGACGGAATTCAATTCGTCGTTCCTCGACATCGACGGAACGAGCAACGTCGACCTGTCGCAGTTCTCGCAGCCGGACTTCACGTTGCCCGGCGAGTACATGCTCGACGTGCAGGTCAACGACCTGTACCTCGGACTGCAGCCGATCGAATTCGTGACCGTCGATGCGACGGGCGCGGGCAAGCCGTGCCTGCGACCGGAGCTCGTCGCGCGGTTCGGCCTGAAGCCGTCGCTGGTCAAGGATCTGCCGCGTTTCCGGGGCGGTTGCGTCGACCTGGCTGCGATCGAAGGGGCGACCGTGCGTTACCTGAAAAGCGACGGGCGGCTCAAGATCACGATTCCGCAGGCCGCGCTCGAATTCACCGATTCGACTTACCTGCCGCCGGACCACTGGTCCGAAGGGATTCCCGGCGCGATGCTCGACTATCGCGTGATCGCGAACACGAACCGCAACTTCGGTGCGGCCGGCGGGCAGACGAACGCGATCCAGGCCTACGGGACGGTCGGCGCGAACTGGGCGGCGTGGCGCTTGCGCGGCGACTACCAGGCGCAATCGAACGTGGGTAACACGGCGTACGCGGATCGCACGTTCCGCTTCAGCCGGCTTTACGCATTTCGCGCGCTGCCGTCGATCCAGTCGACGGTGACGTTCGGCGACGACTACCTGAGCTCGGACATTTTCGACACGTTCGCGCTGACGGGCGCGTCGATCCGCAGCGACGACCGCATGCTGCCGCCGTCGCTGCGCGGCTATGCGCCGCTGATCTCGGGCGTGGCGCGCACCAACGCGACCGTGACCGTGTCGCAGGCCGGCCGCGTGCTGTACGTGACGCGCGTGTCGCCGGGCGCGTTCGCGCTGCAGAACATCAACACGAGCGTGCAGGGCACGCTCGACGTCGCGGTCGAGGAAGAGGACGGCAGCGTGCAGCGCTTCCAGGTGACGACCGCCGCCGTGCCGTTCCTCGCGCGCACCGGACAGTTGCGCTACAAGGCCGCGGTCGGCAAGCCGCGCCTGTTCGGCGGCGCCGGCATCACGCCGTTCTTCGGTTTCGGCGAAATCGCGTACGGCCTGCCGTTCGACATCACCGCGTATGGCGGCTTCATCGCGGCGTCGGGCTACACGTCGGTCGCACTCGGCGTCGGCCGCGATTTCGGCGCCTTCGGCGCGGTGTCGGCCGACGTCACGCACGCGCGGGCGCGCCTGTGGTGGAGCGGCGCGACACGCAACGGCAACTCGTATCGCATCAACTATTCGAAGCACTTCGACGGGCTCGATGCCGACGTGCGCTTCTTCGGCTACCGCTTCTCCGAGCGCGAGTACACCAACTTCGCGCAATTCTCCGGCGATCCGACGTCGTACGGCCTCGCCAACAGCAAGCAGCGCTATTCGGCGACGATGTCGAAGCGCTTCGGCAATACGTCGACCTATTTCTCGTACGACCAGACGACCTACTGGGCGCGTGCGTCCGAGCAGCGGGTCGGCCTGACGCTCACGCGTGCGTTCTCGATCGGCACGCTGCGCAACCTGAACGTCAGCGTGTCGGCATTCCGCACGCAGAGCGCGGGCGCGAGCGGCAACCAGTTCTCGGTCACCGCGACGCTGCCGATCGGCGGCAACCACACCGTCACGTCGAACCTGACGACGGGCAGCGGCAGCACCAGCGTGAACGCCGGCTACATCTACGACGACCCGGCCGGCCGCACGTACCAGGTCAATGCGGGCGCGACCGACGGCCGCGCGTCGGCGAACGCGAGCTTCCGCCAGCGCACGTCGGCGTACCAGCTCACCGCGCAGGCGTCGACGCTCGCCAACGCGTATGCGGCCGCGTCGCTCGAAGTCGACGGCTCGTTCGTCGCGACGCAGTACGGCGTGTCCGCGCACGCGAACGGCAATGCGGGCGATACGCGGCTGCTGGTGTCGACCGACGGCGTGCCCGACGTGCCGCTGTCCGGCACGCTCACGCATACCGACTCGCGCGGCTACGCGGTGCTTGACGGCATCTCGCCGTACAACGTGTACGACGCGACCGTCAACGTCGAGAAGCTGCCGCTCGAAGTGCAGGTCACGAACCCGATCCAGCGCATGGTGCTGACCGACGGCGCGATCGGCTTCGTGAAATTTTCCGCGGCGCGCGGCAGCAACCTGTACCTGACGCTGACCGACGCGGCCGGCAAGCCGCTGCCGTTCGGTGCGTCGGTGCAGGACGCGGCGAACGGCAAGGAACTCGGCATCGTGGGCGAAGGCGGCGCGGC